The sequence CAATAGTTTGAGGGGCTATATATTTTCCACCGGAAGTCTTGAACATTTCTTTCTTACGGTCAGTAATCTGTAAGAATCCGTCACTGTCAAGGTGACCAATATCCCCTGTTTTAAAGAATCCGTCTTCTGTAAATGCTTCTTTGGTCATTTCTTCATTCTGGAAGTATCCTTTAAATACAGAAGGGCCTTTTACTGTAATCTCACCATCTTCCTGAATTTTTACCTGTAGATTATCCAATGGAATTCCAACGGTTCCTACTCTCATTTTTTCAAAACTGTTTACAGAAATTACAGGCGATGTTTCCGTTAATCCATATCCTTCCAAAATAGGAATTCCTGCATTTTGGAACATTAAATTCAGCCTTGTAGATAAGGCTGCAGATCCTGAAACCAATGTAATAATTTCACCGCCTAAACCTTCTCTCCATTTTGAGAATACCAGCTTGTCAGCAATAAGTTGTTGGATTCCGGATGGCTTGGAAACAGACTTCTTTTTGGTAATTAAATTTAAAGCCCAGAAGAATATTTTTGATTTTAGTCCTCCGGCAGAAGAACCCGTATTGTAGATCTTATCATATACTTTTTCTACCAATCTTGGTACAACGGTCATGTAATGAGGTTTCACTTCCTTTACATTTTCACCCATTTTTTCGATACTTTCAGCAAAGTAAAGAGAAAAGCCATTGTATTGATAAAGGTAAAAAAGCATTCTCTCAAAAATGTGGCAAATCGGAAGAAAACTTAATGCTCTTGTTTCCTTATAATCCAGGCTCTTTTTCTTAGGAATCCTTGGGATAGAGCCTAATACGTTAGAGACAATATTATTATGGGTAAGCATTACTCCTTTAGGCCTTCCTGTAGTTCCTGAAGTATAAATAATAGTGGCTAAGTCTTCCGTATGAATGGCGTTGGAAAGATCTTCCA is a genomic window of Chryseobacterium nakagawai containing:
- a CDS encoding AMP-dependent synthetase/ligase, whose product is MTIKRLFDIPHYALAKYPKTDMFVTKYHGEWKKTSTQEFINEGNKISRGLLKLGIKPGDKIALITTNSRTEWAIMDFGLSQIGVVSVPIYPSISPEDYEFIFNNAEIQYCFVSDKELLNKVMKVKHNIPTLQGIFTFDKISGAANWSEILDLGEDESTQIEVEDLSNAIHTEDLATIIYTSGTTGRPKGVMLTHNNIVSNVLGSIPRIPKKKSLDYKETRALSFLPICHIFERMLFYLYQYNGFSLYFAESIEKMGENVKEVKPHYMTVVPRLVEKVYDKIYNTGSSAGGLKSKIFFWALNLITKKKSVSKPSGIQQLIADKLVFSKWREGLGGEIITLVSGSAALSTRLNLMFQNAGIPILEGYGLTETSPVISVNSFEKMRVGTVGIPLDNLQVKIQEDGEITVKGPSVFKGYFQNEEMTKEAFTEDGFFKTGDIGHLDSDGFLQITDRKKEMFKTSGGKYIAPQTIENLAKASKFIEQIMVVGDGEKMPCALVQPDFEFAKSWAMRNNLNIGSTPEEIAKSSELKQRIEKEIDGINEHLGNWEKIKKIELTPEVWSIEAGLLTPTLKLKRKAVKEKFMNLYNKMYEHHD